The following coding sequences lie in one Saimiri boliviensis isolate mSaiBol1 chromosome 6, mSaiBol1.pri, whole genome shotgun sequence genomic window:
- the CNGA4 gene encoding cyclic nucleotide-gated channel alpha-4: MHPPPSPGISLEVFSWADVSPGPGRHGRVLELDCLHPFSSSGCVAKSLKDKEVTAGAPGQPPSGSQALAPNSESLLQAEKVWTSHTPAREHRTMSQDTKVKTTESNPRAPSKARKSLPVLDPSGDYYYWWLNTMVFPVMYNLIILVCRACFPDLQHGYLVAWLVLDYTSDLLYLLDIVARFHTGFLEQGILVVDKGRISSRYVRTWSFLLDLASLMPTDVVYLWLGPHTPTLRLNRFLRVPRLFEAFDRTETRTAYPNAFRIAKLMLYIFVVIHWNSCLYFALSRYLGFGRDVWVYPDPAQPGFERLRRQYLYSFYFSTLILTTVGDTPPPAREEEYLFMVGDFLLAVMGFATIMGSMSSVIYNMNTAGAAFYPDHALVKKYMKLQHVNRKLERRVIDWYQHLQINKKMTNEVAILQHLPERLRAEVAVSVHLSTLSRVQIFQNCEASLLEELVLKLQPQTYSPGEYVCRKGDVGREMYIIREGQLAVVADDGITQYAVLGAGLYFGEISIINIKGNMSGNRRTANIKSLGYSDLFCLSKEDLKEVLSEYPQAQTVMEEKGREILLKMNKLDVNAEAAEIALQEATESRLRGLDQQLDDLQTKFARLLAELESSALKIAYRVERLEWQTREWPMPEDVAEADDEGEPGEGTSKVGEGRASQKGCPDLE, translated from the exons ATGCACCCCCCACCTTCTCCAGGGATCTCATTAGAGGTGTTTAGCTGGGCAGATGTAAGCCCAGGCCCTGGGAGACATGGCAGAGTACTGGAGCTAGACTGTCTCCACCCCTTCAGTAGTTCTGGTTGTGTTGCTAAGAGCCTCAAAGACAAAGAAGTCACAGCGGGAGCCCCAGGGCAGCCTCCTTCAGGCAGTCAGGCACTAGCCCCCAACTCGGAAAGTCTCCTACAGGCAGAGAAGGTGTGGACATCTCACACCCCAGCACGAGAgcacagaaccatgagccaggaCACCAAAGTGAAGACAACAGAGTCCAATCCCCGAGCCCCATCCAAAGCCAG GAAGTCACTGCCTGTCCTGGACCCATCTGGGGATTACTACTACTGGTGGCTGAACACAATGGTCTTCCCAGTCATGTATAACCTCATCATCCTCGTATGCAG AGCCTGCTTCCCTGACTTGCAGCACGGTTATCTGGTGGCCTGGTTGGTGCTGGACTACACAAGTGACCTGCTGTACCTGCTGGACATTGTGGCACGCTTCCACACAG GATTCTTAGAACAGGGCATCCTGGTGGTGGACAAGGGTAGGATCTCAAGTCGCTACGTTCGCACCTGGAGTTTCTTGTTGGACCTGGCTTCCCTGATGCCCACAGACGTGGTCTACCTGTGGCTGGgcccacacacacccaccctgAGGCTGAACCGCTTTCTCCGCGTGCCCCGCCTCTTCGAGGCCTTCGACCGCACAGAGACCCGCACAGCTTACCCTAATGCCTTTCGCATTGCCAAGCTGATGCTTTACATTTTTGTCGTCATCCATTGGAACAGCTGCCTGTACTTTGCCCTATCCCGGTATCTGGGCTTCGGGCGCGACGTATGGGTGTACCCAGACCCCGCACAGCCTGGCTTTGAGCGCCTGCGGCGCCAGTACCTCTACAGCTTTTACTTCTCCACGCTGATCCTGACTACGGTAGGCGATACACCGCCGCCAGCCCGGGAGGAGGAGTACCTCTTCATGGTGGGTGACTTCCTGCTGGCTGTCATGGGTTTCGCTACTATCATGGGTAGCATGAGCTCTGTCATCTACAACATGAACACTGCAGGTGCAGCTTTCTACCCAGATCACGCGCTGGTGAAGAAGTATATGAAGCTGCAGCACGTCAACCGCAAGCTGGAGCGGAGAGTTATTGACTG GTATCAGCACCTGCAGATCAACAAGAAGATGACCAATGAGGTAGCCATCTTACAGCACTTGCCTGAGCGGCTGCGGGCAGAAGTGGCTGTGTCCGTGCACCTGTCTACTCTGAGCCGGGTGCAGATCTTTCAGAACTGTGAGGCCAGCCTGCTGGAGGAGCTGGTGCTGAAGCTGCAGCCCCAGACCTACTCACCAGGCGAATATGTATGCCGCAAAGGGGACGTCGGCCGAGAGATGTACATCATCCGAGAGGGTCAACTGGCCGTGGTGGCAGATGACGGTATCACACAGTATGCTGTGCTCGGTGCAGGGCTCTACTTCGGGGAGATCAGCATCATCAACATCAAAG GGAACATGTCTGGGAACCGCCGCACAGCCAACATCAAGAGCCTAGGTTATTCAGACCTATTCTGCCTGAGCAAGGAGGATCTGAAGGAGGTGCTGAGCGAGTATCCACAAGCACAGACCGTCATGGAGGAGAAGGGACGTGAGATCCTGCTGAAAATGAACAAGTTGGATGTGAATGCTGAGGCAGCTGAGATCGCCCTACAGGAGGCCACAGAGTCCCGGCTACGAGGCCTAGACCAGCAGCTGGATGATCTACAGACTAAGTTTGCTCGCCTCCTGGCTGAGCTGGAGTCCAGTGCACTTAAGATTGCTTACCGCGTTGAACGGCTAGAGTGGCAGACTCGAGAGTGGCCAATGCCCGAGGACGTGGCTGAGGCTGATGATGAGGGCGAGCCTGGGGAGGGAACGTCCAAGGTTGGAGAAGGCAGGGCAAGCCAGAAGGGATGCCCTGATCTAGAGTGA